AGCGGGAAGGCTGGTTCCCCAGGAAGGCTGTTCTCTCTTTGAGACCAACTCGGCCGCCGTTTCCCGCAGCGTCCTGACGGCGGGCAAGGCGGACGGAGCGGCGCTCACCCTTGACGAGGTGCTGCGCCTCAGGGCCGCCGGCGAGTCGCTGACGGTAGTCCTGGTGTTCGATGTGTCGGCAGGCGCCGATGTCGTCCTGGCGCGCACCGGCATCGGCACCCTCGCCGACCTGGCGGGCAAGCGCATCGCCGCAGATCGGTCCGGCCTCGGGGCCCTGATGCTGCACAAGGTCCTGAAGGCGGCCGGCCTCCCGCTCCAAGCCGTAACGGTCGTTTCCCTTCCTGTCGACGACCATTTCACGGCGTGGCGTCAGGGCCGCATCGACGTCGCGATCACCTTCGAGCCGTTTGCCTCACGCCTGCGCGAGCAGGGCCCGCACGTGGTCTTCGACAGCCGGCAGATCCCCGACACCATCATCGACGTCCTCGCGTTCAGGGAGAGCGCGCTGCGTTCCCACGGCAGGGCGGTGCGCGCACTCGTGGCTGCGCACTTCAGAGCGTTGGAGCACTTCCGCCGCAACGCGCGGGATGTCGCGGACCGCATCGCCCCCCACATGAAGCTGACGGGCCCCGAGGCCCTGGAATCGTTCCGGGGGATCGTGCTCACTGATGTCGCGGCAAACTGGCACTACCTGGGGGGGAGCTCCCCCGCCCTCGCTGCCGCCGCGCGGAGCGTGTCGTCGATCCTCGTCGCGGCGGGCCTTCTCCCGCGCGAGGACGATCTCGGGAACCTGGTGAGCGCTGTGTCTCTGCCGGAGGCAGGCGCCAGCTGAGCGGTCAGCGTGGCGGGGCGGGACACCGGTCCCGCCCCCGACTGCCACGCTGGCAGAGCGCTATTTCTTCAGGAGGCTGTGGCAGGCGTCGCAGGGCTCGCGCGTCAGAGGCGCCTTGGTCGCCTTCGTCCCGGCGACGGTGCGCGAATGGCAGCCGACGCAGGACTGCAGCGCGGGCATGGTCTCGACGGCGCCGCAGTGAAAGGCGTCGCTCTCCTTCGGCGTGTCGCCCTTGAGCTCCTTGTGACACTCGTGGCAGGGCTTGGGCGTCTCGCCTTCCTTCTGCTTGTGGTGGCAGTCGTAGCACTTGACCCCGGCGTCGACGTGCGCCTGGTGCGCGAAGGGGACCGGGCCCTTGAGGACCTTCTTGCCCGCCTTCTGCTTCCCCTTGGACATGGAGTCGAGGACCAGGTTCTCGGTGCCGGCCGGGACCTTGGTCTCGGCCGCGGGCGCGACGGCGGGACCGGCCAGGAGCAGTGCGGCGGCGGTGAGCAGCAGGACCTTCCTCATGCGACCATCCTCCCCCTCGATGTTGTGGGCGATGCCTTGGACATCACTCTATCGAGAATGTGGATAATGTCAACCGTCACCTCTTCCGCAGCTTCTCCCAGGCGTCGCGCAGCGTCACCGCGCGGTTGAAGACGGGCGCCCCGGGGCGCCAATCGCGCGCGTCGGCCGCGAAGTAGCCCACGCGCTCGAATTGGACGAGCGCGCCGGGCGCCACCGCGGCCAGCGCCGGCTCGATGCGGCAGCCGCGCAGGACCTCGAGCGAGTGGGGGTTGAGCGCCTCGAGGAAGTCCTCGGCCTCGTCGGGGTTCTCCCGGGCGAAGAGCCGGTCGTAGAGGCGCACCTCGGCCTCGCGCGCGTGCGCCGCCGACAGCCAGTGCATGGTCACCTTGACCTTGCGCCCGTCCGGCGCGTCCCCGCCCCGCGTCGCCGGGTCGTACGTGCCACGCACCTCGATCACCTCGCCGGACGCGTCCTTCACGACGCCGGTGCAGCGCACGAAGTAGGCGTAGCGCAGCCGCACCTCGCGGCCCGGGGCGAGCCGGAGGAACCCCTTCGGCGGATCCTCGCGGAAGTCCTCGCGGTCGATCCACAGTTCGCGCGAGAAGGGAACCTTGCGCGTGCCGGCCGCCGGATCCTCCGGATTGTTCACCGCGTCGAGCTCCTCGACCTGCCCCTCCGGATAGTTCTCGATGACCAGCTTCAGCGGCCGCAGCACGGCCATCAGCCGCGGCGCGCGCCGGTTGAGGTCCTCGCGCAGGCAGTGCTCGAGCAGCGCGACGTCCACGGTGCTGTCGCGCTTGCCGACGCCGATCTTGTCGCAGAAGGCGCGGATCGCCTCAGGGGTGTACCCCCGGCGGCGGAAGCCGGAGATCGTCGGCATCCGCGGGTCGTCCCAGCCCGAGACGGTGCCGCCCTGCACGAGCTTGAGCAGCTTGCGCTTGGAGAGGATCGTGTAGGTCAGGTTCAGCCGCGCGAACTCGTACTGGTGCGGGCGCCCCGGCGCGTCGACGTTCCCGATCACCCAGTCATACAGCGGGCGGTTGATCTCGAATTCCAGCGTGCAGATCGAATGCGTGATCCCCTCGATCGCATCGGAGAGGCAGTGCGCGAAGTCGTACATCGGGTAGATGCACCAGGCATCCCCGGTGCGGTGGTGCGTCGCGCGCTTGATGCGGTAGAGCGTCGGGTCGCGCAGGACGATGTTCGGCGAGGCCATGTCGATCTTCGCGCGCAGCACCCGCGCCCCGTCGGGGAACTCGCCGGCGCGCATGCGCCGGAAGAGGTCGAGGTTCTCGGCGGCGCCGCGGCCGCGCCACGGGCTCGCCGTCCCGGGCTCGGTCAGCGTGCCGCGTGTCGCGCGGATCTGCTCGGCGCTCTGGTCGTCGACGTAGGCCTTGCCCCGCTCGATCAGCTGCTCCGCGAAGCCGTAGAGCCGTTCGAAGTAGTCCGAGGCGTAGAAGAGCCGGTCGTCCCAGTCGAAACCGAGCCAGCGCACGTCCTCGACGATCGAGTCGACGTACTCCACCTCCTCCTTCGCCGGGTTCGTGTCGTCCATGCGCAGGTTGCAGGTGCCGCCGAACTCGCGCGCGATGCCGAAGTTCAGGCAGATCGACTTGGCGTGGCCGATGTGCAGGTAGCCGTTCGGCTCGGGCGGGAAGCGCGTCGCGACGCGACCGCCGTTGACGCCCGCGGCGACGTCGGCGGCAACGATCTCGCGGATGAAGTCCCGGGGCGCGGGCGCAGCGGCCTCCGCGGGCGCGGCGGGGCGGGTCGCATCGCTCATGAAGTTCCTCCCTTGGTCGACGAGCGCAAGGATTCTAGCACAGCGCTCCGACCCCGCCGCCGGGACGGGCCGCCCCTAGCAGCTGCTCTTGCACTTGCAGAGGGTGGAAGTCTGCGGGGTCACCTTCGTGATCTTCATGCGCTTCACCTCCTCTCGCGGCCCGCGCGGCCCGCGCCGGGCGGGGGATGTTCCCTCGAGTTCCGAACCTATGTCCCCGGCGGAGGCCTTGTCAAGGCGGGCGGCAGGGGGCACAAAGGGGAGGGCCGGCCGGGTGGCGCGTTCGGCGCCGCCACTGCGGCAGGGCGACCGGCGCCTAGGGGCGGGCCGCCGTGAGCCCGGCGATCGTCTGGCGCACCGCCGCGCTGTCGTACGTCTGCGGCTTCGCGGCGAGGTAGCGCGCGAGG
The genomic region above belongs to bacterium and contains:
- a CDS encoding ABC transporter substrate-binding protein — encoded protein: MVPQEGCSLFETNSAAVSRSVLTAGKADGAALTLDEVLRLRAAGESLTVVLVFDVSAGADVVLARTGIGTLADLAGKRIAADRSGLGALMLHKVLKAAGLPLQAVTVVSLPVDDHFTAWRQGRIDVAITFEPFASRLREQGPHVVFDSRQIPDTIIDVLAFRESALRSHGRAVRALVAAHFRALEHFRRNARDVADRIAPHMKLTGPEALESFRGIVLTDVAANWHYLGGSSPALAAAARSVSSILVAAGLLPREDDLGNLVSAVSLPEAGAS
- a CDS encoding cytochrome c3 family protein: MRKVLLLTAAALLLAGPAVAPAAETKVPAGTENLVLDSMSKGKQKAGKKVLKGPVPFAHQAHVDAGVKCYDCHHKQKEGETPKPCHECHKELKGDTPKESDAFHCGAVETMPALQSCVGCHSRTVAGTKATKAPLTREPCDACHSLLKK
- a CDS encoding glutamine--tRNA ligase/YqeY domain fusion protein → MSDATRPAAPAEAAAPAPRDFIREIVAADVAAGVNGGRVATRFPPEPNGYLHIGHAKSICLNFGIAREFGGTCNLRMDDTNPAKEEVEYVDSIVEDVRWLGFDWDDRLFYASDYFERLYGFAEQLIERGKAYVDDQSAEQIRATRGTLTEPGTASPWRGRGAAENLDLFRRMRAGEFPDGARVLRAKIDMASPNIVLRDPTLYRIKRATHHRTGDAWCIYPMYDFAHCLSDAIEGITHSICTLEFEINRPLYDWVIGNVDAPGRPHQYEFARLNLTYTILSKRKLLKLVQGGTVSGWDDPRMPTISGFRRRGYTPEAIRAFCDKIGVGKRDSTVDVALLEHCLREDLNRRAPRLMAVLRPLKLVIENYPEGQVEELDAVNNPEDPAAGTRKVPFSRELWIDREDFREDPPKGFLRLAPGREVRLRYAYFVRCTGVVKDASGEVIEVRGTYDPATRGGDAPDGRKVKVTMHWLSAAHAREAEVRLYDRLFARENPDEAEDFLEALNPHSLEVLRGCRIEPALAAVAPGALVQFERVGYFAADARDWRPGAPVFNRAVTLRDAWEKLRKR